Below is a genomic region from Helianthus annuus cultivar XRQ/B chromosome 2, HanXRQr2.0-SUNRISE, whole genome shotgun sequence.
CCTTAAAGATGATGAATAAATGAACGTTAACTAAAGGAACATAGATAAGAAAAAGTGATTTCGATTACTTGGATTTCATAACTTaacattttttttgtaaatattgAGAATTAGAAAAATATACGAATATCTATGCACATCAACATATCGTTTTGGTTATGTTACAAGTttatttttttgagtttttttttcgTTTGCTATAGCTTGTGTCGGTATTTTGACCAACCAAAACGAATTTCGCTTGCGTCCCGCAACAACGCGCGGGAAAATTTACTAGTTAATAATAATTTCACAAAAACTCATATAATTTTTAACGTTAGTGAGTATCAACGACGACCAAAAATACAACATACCACCATTTGAAATGTACTCTATTAAGACCGCAGGGAGTGGTGGTGTTGGTTGGGTCGGGGGAAGCCGGCCAACACTGGCTAGCCCACTCCGTAGTAGTGTTGGTTTGGCGTTGTCTAGCCAGCGTTGTTATGAAGCCCgacgttgggggggggggggttgaccTTACACTATAGCAAATTTGGTTCGTGATCATCCAACCTAAATAATAAATGAATTGAAAATGTAGAAAAATTAGGTGATATTATCAACAAGTTAGTGAACGCCGTTGAATACAATTGTAAATATTGTCTAAGGAAATAAATATTGGGCCCCAACAATTACATACCCAATACACAGCTTTTAGAACAAGAGTCGGGCCCATGTCTACCCATTTAAACGAATAGCCCAGAATATTAAATAAAACCCAATGGGCATCCAGACCGTAAGATATGAATGGGCTTCAACATAATAAATAAGCGCCCATGCACGCTTTCTTCTCAGCCGCAAATTAACCCTCGTTGAGACAGACAGACCGAAAGGTACGGTTTTCGACAACTTATTTGCTTACATATTCTTTGATTCATTCTTGTTAGGGTGGGCGGGGCGTAATTCGGTGAAGCATGCGGGGAGGTCACTCACCGATTAGGGGGGTACCGCCAACCTCACGGTGAGGTAGAGAGAGGGTGTGAATCCGGTGGGGAGGTGccgaagagagggggaggagagagagaggagagagggagaggggaCCAATCAAAAgccttcctttttttttttttttaaaaaaaaaaaaaaaccaactcccctaataggggagtgccgccatcaaaaaggggtattagaggagtgttagaggggagttgacgtggcattttatggttggttatgtgtaagaggggggactcacctaagaggtgagcaccccttacacccttagttTTTGTTTCCATGATTCAGTGTTTATGTATACCTATAATCATTCACTGCCTGCTTATTTCTCAAAAGATATTAGGGTTTGatctgattattattattatttaggtTACACGCAGCTTTTATTCTTGttagtttttgttttaattggtgtTTATGTATACATAATCAATATATTTAGGTTACATACGCAGCTTTGATTCTTGTTAATTATAATTTTGTTATATATAACTTTCCTCCAGATTTCTAAACCTATTTTTGGgcccaattaaaaaaaaaaaaaacacaggcGGGGACGAACGAAAGAACGTTGCAATCTCTGATTTGAAAGGTCAAGACGTTGCAATGTCTGAATCCAAAGGTCAAGAGGACATGGACAAGGAGGCTTTTGAGCAATGGAAATTAAGGTGGCAAAAAAACTACACTACCCCTCGAGAGGAGATGTTTAGATTCGAAAGATTTCAAGAAAATCTCCGTCTAGAAGAGGCTAATTCTGGTAATTCGGGACCATCACAACCACCTTGGATGGCTTTGGACAGTGATGCGGCGGCCCTGCGTGAACTCGAGGAGTACCTGCTACTAGTTTGTAACCATTCCGGTGATGTATCTTCTGATAGTGATACTGATAGCGAGGGGCGTGAGCTTAGAGCCAGTGGCTACCATAAGGTTTTCCTCCGAGAACAAAATGAGGATGGTACATTCCGCATGGACACTTTTTACTCGAAAAATCCAACGCATCCAATTTCTGATGTGGGCGCAAGGTATTATAAAGGCCAAAGTAAGTTCCTCTCTCTCTCTGATTAGTTAATTGAAGCCTCCTAATTAATTAATGAATTGATGATACAACAACAAGATAGATTCAGTACTAATGGCTGCTGCTAAATGTTAGGTGGTCGTAAAAAAGATGATATCAAAGAGGAGGAGAAACGCCAAAAATCAGGCTGTGGAGGATGCTGCAGTGGCAGTGGAACCGGAACCTGAAACTGTGAGGGAAGGGTTGTAGAAATGGGCAAGTTATTAAGTAGTGGGTAGTATTTATGTGAAGTCTTTCAATTGTAatgctatatatatatttatgtgaACTTCTACTCTTGCGTTAGCTAACGATATTTGGTTCTTTCTAAATACCAATTTGGTTTGTATCATTATGGTTTACAGAAGCAACGGTTAGGACATCTTTACAAGTATAGTATTCTGTTTTAGTCCCTAACCATGTTGTTGTGAATGAAAGTCTGATAGATAATACGTTAGTAGAAGATTAAAGCAATTTAACGTGTCACTTGAATCAATGCTGGCTGGGCTGAGagggtttttttttaataaattataaatGGCTAAAACTATCCATACACCCTATCTGCGTATTTAGACACCCTTTGTCTcgtatatgcctcgtataggcctatacgaggcgtgtAGGGTTATATCAAATTGACTCATGTCAGTTCTGGTTTGActtgtaacattcccaaaattcttatttatataaaatatataaacttatgttattaaaaggatacatcatgggtaagttgaccgaTAGAAATATGATGTATTTTGGGCAAGCgtaggaaccatttaataattaaattataaaaatacattatatttgaacctacttcgtttttaataaaacttggttcaaaatgtagataaaaatatccttgttctaatgacatattcatcattttataaaacgccatattttagaagttataaacaCCAAACGAATGAAGTAgttaaattaataatatatatatatatatatataataaaataataattcaaaTCAATAACTAATTAGAAATGGTAGACATGTGGACGTGTATGTATGTAGCATTAATGCATAACAAGTACGTGTACACTTTGTGTTATGTGCTCTCCAAGCTATTGGATTATAAATAGAACATATTCTTCATTTGGTTCGCTGCTTACCATCATACCATCTTTCTTTTCTATATACATATGTTCAACGTTTTTATTATACCCTAAAGGTCCTGtcccgttttaagtattgtatCCCCTGATCAGTGATACCCTATCCAagtgacgtagggccccgtaacgtatgtcaaggctctgtctaaattcgttggggttctgtctcgtgacgtagggataacaTGAAATTGGGTTACCATACTTAATGTAAatgcactatatattttattaaataacccagaagtgatacccaaaatataacaaccctcccgaatatttttctgacaccctacacttcctaagatacaccccgtatgtgaaaaccgagcccgaaatacaatatattattaaaaataattaaaaaacaagaaaatataagtttacgcgggccgcgtaaagatcCTCGAttagttaatgcgggccgcgagaggttagaaaggtggcgcagccctgggccgccacgtggcacAACACCCGTCAAGCCTACACATCAACTCAGCATAGCTATACGTTGACTTtgggtcaacgcgggccgcgtaagacctgttctcatttgacgcgggccgcgagagagtcCAGTATCAGCCCTACAAATTGGATCGTCGAGCCTTCAGTCCAATTCGTTCAGAATTCAattttctctctcaatttctgtaGTATAGGccctatacccgggcattataccccctaattagcgaagctctgcctcgttgtaagtatcataacccctggatacgtattagatactctgcccgattgatctagggttccgtaacggctgtcgtggttctgcccgacgtagtcgttggaatgccgtctcggggagggtattactaatattaaaatgggttattatactaacgcgtgtgcattgtttattcaactagattataaccaggaagccacgaaggaaatacctaaaatagcaatgtgagtaatcctctttttgtgtaaacctttttgtgagtaatctcctttttattaccagtttttacaaaaccttaacctttttacaatgcaatttagcagtgattgagtctttgtaattctacaattactgccggtatgttggggttttgtatacaaaatttgagtaacgttaccattggacaaagagttagccaatgcgTAATATGACCCTctagtcagacttgacactactgaatgagtaattgggtagatataaacattgtaatcgccctcaatactgtttaaattgatAACgcttttcttgattaaactgagattcactcaccagtatttcttgctgataaaatgtttttaaaacgcgtttcaggtaacacaatgtgaaagccaattagaataAAGCCAGCTCGAGAGCACTGACGGCTTGGAAaaatgtggctataaaagttacctaaaaagacgatgtttta
It encodes:
- the LOC110902075 gene encoding uncharacterized protein LOC110902075; the protein is MSESKGQEDMDKEAFEQWKLRWQKNYTTPREEMFRFERFQENLRLEEANSGNSGPSQPPWMALDSDAAALRELEEYLLLVCNHSGDVSSDSDTDSEGRELRASGYHKVFLREQNEDGTFRMDTFYSKNPTHPISDVGARYYKGQSGRKKDDIKEEEKRQKSGCGGCCSGSGTGT